Proteins encoded by one window of Streptomyces sp. NBC_01477:
- a CDS encoding ABC transporter ATP-binding protein produces the protein MLTKPDIDPSGEEAAAPVGEALVEATGLEVHFGLRGGLLGRFSGRAAGAVRAVDGIDLTLRKGEVLGLVGESGSGKTTLGRTLIGLTKATAGSIRYRGQDITELGERRLRPLRRQLQMVFQDPHASLNPAMDIRTAVGHPLRIHNLVANDQEYEARVVDALERVGLTPPERYLGKFPGDLSGGQKQRAVLARAIIAEPELLVADEPISMLDMSVRAKILQLMLDLKRDLDLTYVYVTHDLASAKFFCDTIAIMYLGRIVEYGPTAQVFADPQHPYTEALLAAIPEPDPERAVPRELPRGEIPDAASPPMGCAFHPRCPVAVSDCGWEARDLRTLLENRWLELAPEVSAQEKSLFADMESLGEPGLTTVAIAPGRGHAPEDVLEYLRRLREEASEAEPREPFWRGVVTMHAENGRAVVEFSPPRDPRLSLIPATGIQVACHLREPVAGTTGT, from the coding sequence TTGCTGACGAAGCCTGACATCGACCCGTCCGGCGAGGAGGCCGCCGCCCCGGTGGGAGAGGCGCTGGTCGAGGCCACCGGCCTCGAAGTGCACTTCGGCCTGCGCGGCGGGCTGCTCGGCCGCTTCTCCGGCCGGGCCGCCGGCGCGGTCCGCGCCGTCGACGGCATCGACCTCACCCTGCGCAAGGGCGAGGTCCTCGGCCTGGTCGGCGAGTCCGGCTCGGGCAAGACCACGCTCGGCCGCACCCTGATCGGCCTGACCAAGGCCACCGCGGGCAGCATCCGCTACCGCGGCCAGGACATCACCGAACTCGGTGAGCGCCGGCTGCGCCCGCTGCGCCGGCAGTTGCAGATGGTCTTCCAGGACCCGCACGCCTCGCTCAACCCGGCGATGGACATCCGCACCGCGGTCGGCCACCCGCTGCGCATCCACAACCTCGTCGCCAACGACCAGGAGTACGAGGCCAGGGTCGTCGACGCGCTGGAGCGGGTCGGCCTGACCCCGCCCGAGCGCTACCTGGGCAAATTCCCCGGCGACCTGTCCGGCGGCCAGAAGCAGCGTGCCGTGCTGGCCCGGGCGATCATCGCGGAGCCCGAACTGCTGGTCGCCGACGAGCCGATCTCCATGCTGGACATGAGCGTCCGGGCCAAGATCCTCCAGCTGATGCTGGACCTCAAGCGCGATCTCGACCTGACCTACGTCTACGTCACCCACGACCTGGCCAGCGCGAAGTTCTTCTGCGACACCATCGCGATCATGTACCTGGGCCGGATCGTGGAGTACGGCCCGACCGCGCAGGTCTTCGCCGACCCGCAGCACCCGTACACCGAGGCGCTGCTCGCCGCGATCCCCGAGCCCGACCCGGAGCGCGCGGTGCCGCGCGAACTGCCGCGCGGCGAGATCCCCGACGCGGCCAGCCCGCCGATGGGCTGCGCCTTCCACCCGCGCTGCCCGGTCGCCGTCAGCGACTGCGGCTGGGAGGCCCGCGACCTGCGGACCCTGCTGGAGAACCGCTGGCTCGAACTGGCCCCCGAGGTCTCGGCGCAGGAGAAATCGCTCTTCGCGGACATGGAGTCGCTCGGTGAACCGGGACTGACCACCGTCGCTATCGCACCCGGCCGAGGCCACGCTCCCGAAGATGTGTTGGAATACCTCCGGCGTCTGCGTGAGGAAGCATCGGAAGCCGAACCGCGTGAACCGTTCTGGCGCGGTGTGGTCACGATGCATGCCGAGAACGGCCGGGCCGTGGTGGAGTTCTCGCCGCCGCGGGATCCGCGCCTCAGCCTGATTCCGGCCACCGGCATCCAGGTGGCATGCCATCTGCGTGAGCCTGTCGCGGGCACCACCGGTACATGA
- a CDS encoding site-2 protease family protein — protein sequence MTGARPGSERGEAVSESGRPPSRKSDAPGQNGDPGKSPRGPGGGILMGRFFGVPIYVAPSWFLVAALITWVFGDQLDTVLPDLGGIRYLVSLFFAVAFYGSVLVHELAHTVAALRFKLPVRRIQLQFFGGVSEIEKDSDTPGREFILAFVGPLLSLVLAGVFFGGMQLVESGTVPGVLLAGLMISNLIVAIFNFLPGLPLDGGRMLRAVVWKISGKAMTGTVAAAWVGRGLALAVLIGLPMLSYARGGDGGSGFDSLTDALLAAILAAIIWTGAGNSLRMARLRERLPELKARTLTRRAVPVASDTPLSEALRRAHESGARALVVVDGRGDPTALVRESSIVTIPEHRRPWVAVSGLAQDLTPGMRVSAELAGEALLDVLRATPSTEYLVVEPGGEIFGVLATSDVEKAFIAAMSRPS from the coding sequence ATGACCGGTGCCAGGCCCGGATCCGAACGAGGGGAAGCAGTGAGCGAGAGCGGTCGGCCGCCGTCCCGGAAGAGCGACGCCCCTGGCCAGAACGGCGACCCCGGCAAGTCTCCGCGAGGCCCCGGCGGCGGAATCCTCATGGGCCGCTTCTTCGGCGTGCCCATCTACGTGGCGCCCAGCTGGTTCCTGGTGGCGGCCCTGATCACCTGGGTCTTCGGCGACCAGCTGGACACCGTGCTGCCCGACCTCGGCGGGATCCGCTACCTGGTCTCGCTGTTCTTCGCGGTGGCCTTCTACGGCTCGGTGCTGGTCCACGAGCTGGCGCACACGGTGGCGGCGCTGCGGTTCAAGCTGCCGGTGCGGCGGATCCAGCTGCAGTTCTTCGGCGGCGTCTCGGAGATCGAGAAGGACTCCGACACCCCGGGCAGGGAATTCATCCTGGCCTTCGTCGGACCGCTGCTGTCGCTGGTGCTCGCCGGGGTCTTCTTCGGCGGGATGCAGCTGGTCGAGTCCGGGACGGTGCCGGGGGTGCTGCTCGCCGGTCTGATGATCAGCAATCTGATCGTTGCGATCTTCAACTTCCTGCCCGGTCTGCCGCTGGACGGCGGCCGGATGCTGCGGGCGGTGGTCTGGAAGATCAGCGGCAAGGCGATGACCGGCACGGTGGCCGCCGCCTGGGTCGGCCGCGGACTCGCCCTCGCGGTGCTCATCGGGCTGCCGATGCTCTCCTACGCCCGCGGCGGCGACGGCGGCAGCGGCTTCGACTCGCTCACCGACGCGCTGCTCGCCGCCATCCTGGCGGCCATCATCTGGACCGGCGCGGGCAACAGCCTGCGGATGGCCCGGCTGCGCGAGCGGCTGCCGGAGCTGAAGGCCCGCACCCTGACCCGCAGGGCGGTCCCGGTCGCCTCCGACACCCCCCTGTCCGAGGCGCTGCGCCGGGCCCACGAGTCCGGCGCCAGGGCGCTGGTCGTGGTCGACGGCCGCGGCGACCCCACGGCGCTGGTGCGCGAGTCCTCGATCGTCACCATCCCCGAGCACCGCCGCCCCTGGGTCGCGGTCAGCGGCCTCGCCCAGGACCTCACCCCCGGCATGCGGGTCTCCGCGGAACTGGCGGGCGAAGCCCTGCTCGACGTCCTGCGGGCGACACCGTCCACCGAATACCTGGTGGTCGAGCCCGGCGGCGAGATCTTCGGCGTGCTGGCCACCTCCGACGTGGAGAAGGCCTTCATCGCGGCGATGTCGCGCCCGTCCTGA
- a CDS encoding response regulator transcription factor encodes MAIRVLLVDDQPLLRTGFRMILEAEPDLAVVGEAGDGQQALDQVRALQPDVVLMDIRMPRMDGVEATRQITGPDRAGPAKVLVLTTFDLDEYVIEALRAGASGFLLKDAPAAELVQAIRVVAAGEAMLAPSITRRLLDKYAGRLPSGDESVPQPLHALTEREVEVLKLVARGLSNAEIAAELFVSETTVKTHVGHVLTKLGLRDRVQAAVYAYESGLVRPGAG; translated from the coding sequence GTGGCGATCCGCGTGCTGCTGGTGGACGATCAGCCCCTGCTGCGTACCGGTTTCCGGATGATCCTGGAGGCCGAGCCCGACCTGGCGGTGGTCGGTGAGGCCGGGGACGGCCAGCAGGCGCTGGACCAGGTGCGGGCGCTGCAGCCCGATGTGGTGCTGATGGACATCCGGATGCCCCGGATGGACGGGGTGGAGGCCACCCGGCAGATCACCGGGCCGGACCGCGCGGGACCCGCGAAGGTCCTGGTGCTGACCACCTTCGACCTCGACGAGTACGTGATCGAGGCGCTGCGGGCCGGGGCCAGCGGATTCCTGCTCAAGGACGCGCCGGCCGCCGAACTGGTGCAGGCGATCCGGGTGGTGGCCGCGGGCGAGGCGATGCTCGCGCCGAGCATCACCCGGCGGCTGCTGGACAAGTACGCGGGCCGGCTGCCCTCGGGCGACGAGTCGGTGCCGCAGCCGCTGCACGCGCTGACCGAGCGCGAGGTCGAAGTGCTCAAGCTGGTGGCCCGCGGGCTGTCCAACGCGGAGATCGCCGCCGAGCTGTTCGTCTCGGAGACCACCGTCAAGACCCATGTCGGGCACGTCCTGACCAAGCTGGGGCTGCGCGACCGGGTGCAGGCGGCGGTCTACGCGTACGAGAGCGGCCTGGTACGCCCCGGCGCCGGCTGA
- a CDS encoding RecB family exonuclease produces MGTSTESIPPRPPTSLSPSRAADFMRCPLLYRLRVIDRLPEKPTQAATRGTVVHAVLERLFDAPAADRTAERARDLVPGEWERLLAARPELSVLFDAADPAALAAWLDSARALVDRWFTLEDPTRLEPAERELYVETVLESGLTLRGYVDRLDVAPATGDLRVVDYKTGKAPRPQYADEPMFQMSFYALVLWRLRGVVPRRLQLVYLGSGDVLTYDPSQADLLRTERKLLALWEAIRAATDSGDWRPRRTPLCGWCDHQAVCPEFGGTPPPYPLAAMAGAPPLVGENDPV; encoded by the coding sequence ATGGGGACCAGCACCGAGAGCATTCCGCCGCGACCGCCGACATCGCTGTCGCCGTCGCGCGCGGCCGACTTCATGCGCTGCCCGCTGCTGTACCGGCTGCGGGTGATCGACCGGCTGCCCGAGAAGCCGACGCAGGCCGCCACCCGCGGCACCGTGGTGCACGCCGTTCTCGAACGGCTCTTCGACGCCCCGGCGGCCGACCGCACCGCCGAGCGGGCCAGGGATCTGGTGCCCGGCGAGTGGGAGCGGCTGCTGGCCGCGCGGCCCGAGCTGTCGGTGCTGTTCGACGCGGCGGACCCGGCCGCGCTCGCCGCGTGGCTGGACAGCGCCCGCGCCCTGGTGGACCGCTGGTTCACCCTGGAGGACCCGACCCGGCTGGAGCCCGCCGAGCGCGAGCTGTACGTCGAGACGGTGCTGGAGTCCGGGCTGACGCTGCGCGGCTACGTCGACCGGCTGGACGTCGCGCCGGCCACCGGCGACCTGCGGGTGGTGGACTACAAGACCGGCAAGGCCCCGCGCCCGCAGTATGCCGACGAGCCGATGTTCCAGATGTCCTTCTACGCCCTGGTGCTGTGGCGGCTGCGCGGGGTGGTGCCGCGCCGGCTGCAACTGGTGTATCTGGGCAGCGGGGACGTGCTGACGTACGACCCCTCGCAGGCCGATCTGCTGCGCACCGAGCGCAAGCTGCTGGCCCTGTGGGAGGCGATCAGGGCGGCCACCGACAGCGGGGACTGGCGGCCGCGCCGCACCCCGCTGTGCGGCTGGTGCGACCACCAGGCGGTCTGTCCCGAGTTCGGCGGCACTCCCCCGCCCTACCCGCTGGCGGCGATGGCCGGCGCCCCGCCCCTCGTGGGCGAGAATGATCCGGTCTAG
- a CDS encoding ABC transporter substrate-binding protein, with product MNRKLLVLPALLGVMTPLLTGCGGSGGGSGGGKAIVVGTTDSIELTKDSPAPLDPATSYDSATWNVFYNTFQMLLTYQRGSTTPSPDAAKDCHYTDVSVLTYQCTMREDQKFSNGDALTAQDVKFSIDRMQKINWAAGPASLISGVKSVDAPDDKTVVFHLKAPDATFPAKLATPAAAIVDSKVYAPDKPYTGFRLVGSGPYTMDSFVQAKQGEFSKNSHYGGTLKVNNSAIELKLFADSHKMEAALRAGTIDVMARTLSPDQIGTLLGSTDPNVKLTESPGGEARFLFLNTDSPALKDVVVRRAIAQVIDRQAITRDVYKRTADPLYSVIPQGITTHTNSFYNIYKDPSVPTAKAELRSAGITDKVSVTINFRRDNGGTMNQAEAQEIARQLNASGLFDVTAKSEQWNTFLKKASDRDYEIFALSWLPDFPDPDNYIAPFFDKDNFLNLAYNNKTIQDQLLPATRKQAERGATTTDFTKAQNLIATDVPMLPLWQGKQYIAARSNITGVEWALNSSTTTQFWELGRGQSG from the coding sequence ATGAACCGCAAGCTTCTGGTGCTGCCCGCCCTGCTGGGCGTGATGACACCCCTGCTCACCGGGTGCGGCGGTTCCGGCGGAGGGAGCGGTGGCGGCAAGGCCATCGTCGTCGGCACCACCGACAGCATCGAGCTGACCAAGGACAGCCCGGCGCCGCTCGACCCCGCCACCTCGTACGACAGCGCGACCTGGAACGTCTTCTACAACACGTTCCAGATGCTGCTGACCTACCAGCGCGGCAGCACCACGCCGAGCCCCGACGCGGCCAAGGACTGCCACTACACCGACGTCAGCGTGCTCACGTACCAGTGCACGATGCGGGAGGACCAGAAGTTCTCCAACGGTGACGCGCTGACCGCGCAGGACGTGAAGTTCTCGATCGACCGGATGCAGAAGATCAACTGGGCGGCCGGTCCCGCCTCGCTGATATCGGGCGTCAAGTCGGTGGACGCCCCGGACGACAAGACGGTGGTCTTCCACCTCAAGGCGCCGGACGCGACCTTCCCCGCCAAGCTCGCCACCCCGGCCGCCGCGATCGTCGACAGCAAGGTCTACGCCCCCGACAAGCCGTACACCGGCTTCCGCCTGGTCGGCTCGGGGCCGTACACGATGGACTCCTTCGTGCAGGCCAAGCAGGGCGAGTTCTCGAAGAACTCGCACTACGGCGGCACCCTCAAGGTCAACAACAGCGCGATCGAGCTGAAGCTGTTCGCCGACTCGCACAAGATGGAGGCCGCGCTGCGGGCCGGCACCATCGACGTGATGGCGCGCACCCTGAGCCCGGACCAGATCGGCACCCTGCTCGGCAGCACCGACCCGAACGTCAAGCTCACCGAGTCGCCCGGCGGCGAGGCGCGGTTCCTGTTCCTCAACACCGACTCGCCGGCCCTCAAGGACGTGGTCGTGCGCAGGGCCATCGCCCAGGTCATCGACCGGCAGGCGATCACCCGCGACGTCTACAAGCGCACCGCGGACCCGCTGTACTCGGTGATCCCGCAGGGCATCACCACGCACACCAACTCGTTCTACAACATCTACAAGGACCCCTCGGTCCCGACGGCCAAGGCCGAGCTGCGCAGCGCCGGCATCACCGACAAGGTCTCGGTGACCATCAACTTCCGCCGTGACAACGGCGGCACGATGAACCAGGCCGAGGCCCAGGAGATCGCCCGGCAGCTCAACGCGAGCGGGCTGTTCGACGTCACGGCCAAGAGCGAGCAGTGGAACACCTTCCTCAAGAAGGCGTCCGACCGGGACTACGAGATCTTCGCGCTGAGCTGGCTGCCCGACTTCCCGGACCCGGACAACTACATCGCGCCGTTCTTCGACAAGGACAACTTCCTCAACCTGGCCTACAACAACAAGACGATCCAGGACCAGTTGCTGCCGGCCACCCGCAAGCAGGCCGAGCGCGGTGCCACCACGACGGACTTCACCAAGGCGCAGAACCTGATCGCCACCGATGTGCCGATGCTGCCGCTGTGGCAGGGCAAGCAGTACATCGCCGCCCGCAGCAACATCACCGGCGTCGAGTGGGCGCTGAACTCCTCCACCACCACGCAGTTCTGGGAGCTGGGCCGGGGCCAGAGCGGCTGA